One Alligator mississippiensis isolate rAllMis1 chromosome 1, rAllMis1, whole genome shotgun sequence genomic window carries:
- the LOC102575462 gene encoding T-cell receptor-associated transmembrane adapter 1 — MDKVVECHFLIWGLVAFLTLALVVSVILNVSFFLKKKQKDYTYKDYQEYHPSDDDYYTEECPVYGNLNQEILALEECCYEQMTAQPQRPSTGLQVQPENQMCYASLDHSIKGKHRKPRKKKAPIEEEEDRTSKSSTLASKASIYLNSEQLAAENTETEAIHDDPIRLFGLIHKAKEKTFEGDS, encoded by the exons ATGGACAAAGTTGTTGAGTGTCACTTCTTAATCTGGGGACTTGTAGCCTTTTTGACTCTGgctctggttgtttcagtcatCCTAAATGTTTCATTCTTCttgaaaaagaagcagaaag ATTACACATACAAAGACTATCAAGAATATCATCCAAG TGACGATGACTATTACACTGAAGAATGCCCAGTTTATGGCAACCTCAATCAAGAGATCCTAG CCTTGGAGGAATGTTGCTATGAACAGATGACGGCTCAGCCCCAGAGACCCTCTACTGGGTTACAG GTGCAACCTGAAAATCAGATGTGCTACGCATCTCTGGATCACAGCATTAAGGGAAAACACAGAAAacctaggaaaaaaaaagctccgATAGAAGAGGAGGAAGACAGGACATCTAAAAGCAGCACATTGGCTTCTAAAGCTAGCATTTATCTCAATAGTGAGCAGCTAGCTGCTGAAAACACGGAAACAGAAGCCATTCATGATGACCCCATCAGATTATTTGGTTTGATTCATAAAGCAAAGGAGAAAACATTTGAAGGGGATTCATGA